A genome region from Brassica oleracea var. oleracea cultivar TO1000 chromosome C2, BOL, whole genome shotgun sequence includes the following:
- the LOC106326744 gene encoding uncharacterized protein LOC106326744, translated as MGQDYSYSQPSSSDEYDITSLIQAEAELYGDEAESNYHIAEPLQYQPQPKCDEGILRICYCDGDPVVAISSTAKDLGRRYFPCPNVDDGDCHIWKWWDVAITEEMREFQTQLRQLKDQGFECEQKLVKLQKIVCELSKKKSGLITNAFAMEVCLVVSAVVFLGLAVMYLSGRASKK; from the exons ATGGGACAAGATTATTCATACAGCCAGCCTTCTTCATCAGATGAGTACGACATAACCTCACTTATTCAAGCTGAAGCTGAACTGTACGGGGATGAAGCTGAGAGTAACTACCATATTGCTGAGCCGCTTCAGTACCAACCTCAACCCAAGTGTGACGAAGGAATCCTGAGGATATGCTACTGTGATGGTGACCCTGTTGTTGCAATATCTTCCACGGCTAAAGATCTAGGGAGAAGGTACTTCCCCTGCCCAAATGTCGATGATGGGGACTGCCACATTTGGAAATGGTGGGACGTGGCTATTACGGAGGAGATGCGTGAGTTTCAGACACAACTTAGGCAGCTTAAGGATCAAGGTTTTGAGTGTGAGCAGAAGCTGGTAAAGCTACAGAAGATTGTCTGTGAGTTATCTAAGAAGAAATCAGGGCTTATTACAAATGCCTTTGCAATGGAAGTTTGTCTAGTGGTATCTGCAGTAGTTTTTTTAGGTTTGGCGGTCATGTATCTATCTG GAAGAGCTTCAAAGAAGTAA